From Myxocyprinus asiaticus isolate MX2 ecotype Aquarium Trade chromosome 10, UBuf_Myxa_2, whole genome shotgun sequence, the proteins below share one genomic window:
- the LOC127447654 gene encoding collagen alpha-1(VIII) chain-like produces the protein MAMAAFLIALVQMALLPSAFGGAYYGHKPHPQQHKPIPQMTHLGMGKDIPHMPYPHYRKDIPMHLNKGKDVKGETIPQGEQSTPGEIGPQGPPGPPGPQGPPGPKGIGMQGPPGKPGPSGPSGFPGVGKPGMPGMPGKPGGIGQPGQQGGQGPRGAEGQPGLTGPPGLPGPPGLPGIGKSGVQGLPGQPGGKGESGHKGLPGLPGLPGPKGDRGIGQPGPLGPKGPTGPPGLPGQAGLPGLGKTGLPGVSGPPGLPGKAGHPGEPGPEGPPGEQGPQGQQGSPGIGNPGQNGSPGQPGVPGHKGLTGPPGLPGTPGLPGFGKPGYPGQKGDKGIGGPHGVPGPKGDKGYGGQPGMMGPPGPTGPSGPPGPVGPPGEIGNPGLKGEGGAEGAKGDPGPMGQPGPPGFSGQPGLQGEDGESGPRGLPGPIGPKGEGGQKGLPGPPGQTALPGPKGEPGKSGLEGPQGPKGIPGLAGPGGPIGPPGPAGPKGEVGPPGQAGPPGEGNSGVPGPLGPPGPPGPNGPPGQPGTPGLPGPPGPPGPPLSPDLMGVLPEMGPALDGMKTGGYKKGKYAGGGDMMGASGLEMPAFTAQLTTPFPPVGTPIVFDKLLYNGRQNYNPQTGVFTCDLPGIYYFAYHVHCKGANVWVGLHRNGEPVMYTYDEYKKGNLDQASGSAVIPLQPGDTVYLQLPSDQAAGFYAGQYVHSSFSGFLLYPM, from the exons ATGGCCATGGCTGCTTTCCTGATAGCTTTAGTGCAAATGGCTCTGTTGCCATCAGCTTTTGGAGGTGCATATTATGGGCACAAGCCACATCCTCAGCAACACAAACCTATACCACAGATGACTCACCTGGGCATGGGAAAGGATATACCACACATGCCATATCCACACTACAGAAAAGACATACCTATGCACCTAAACAAAGGCAAGGATGTCAAAG GTGAGACCATTCCCCAAGGTGAACAGAGTACTCCAGGGGAAATTGGACCTCAAGGGCCCCCTGGCCCACCTGGACCCCAAGGACCTCCTGGGCCAAAAGGTATTGGTATGCAAGGCCCTCCTGGAAAGCCAGGGCCTTCTGGTCCTTCAGGATTTCCTGGAGTTGGTAAACCAGGAATGCCAGGTATGCCAGGAAAGCCAGGAGGTATTGGGCAGCCTGGGCAGCAAGGTGGACAGGGACCCAGAGGTGCAGAGGGACAACCAGGCTTGACTGGGCCACCTGGCCTCCCTGGACCCCCAGGCCTGCCTGGAATAGGAAAGTCTGGTGTGCAAGGATTACCTGGACAGCCAGGAGGTAAAGGAGAGTCAGGACATAAAGGTTTACCTGGTCTACCAGGGTTACCTGGTCCTAAAGGAGACAGGGGAATAGGACAACCAGGCCCACTAGGGCCCAAAGGGCCAACTGGACCACCAGGACTCCCAGGGCAGGCAGGATTACCTGGATTAGGTAAAACTGGTCTTCCTGGTGTGTCGGGTCCACCTGGTTTGCCAGGAAAAGCAGGACATCCTGGGGAGCCAGGTCCAGAGGGTCCACCTGGTGAACAGGGGCCACAAGGGCAACAAGGGTCCCCTGGTATTGGAAATCCAGGACAAAATGGATCCCCAGGCCAGCCAGGTGTGCCTGGTCACAAAGGATTAACAGGACCACCAGGGTTACCCGGAACACCTGGATTACCTGGATTTGGCAAACCTGGATACCCTGGCCAAAAGGGTGACAAAGGGATTGGAGGACCACACGGTGTTCCGGGACCAAAAGGAGACAAAGGTTATGGTGGTCAACCTGGCATGATGGGTCCACCAGGTCCAACTGGTCCATCAGGCCCTCCAGGACCAGTTGGGCCCCCAGGTGAAATTGGCAACCCAGGACTAAAAGGAGAAGGAGGTGCAGAAGGAGCCAAGGGAGATCCAGGACCTATGGGGCAACCAGGTCCTCCAGGTTTTTCTGGCCAACCAGGCCTCCAAGGTGAGGATGGAGAATCTGGGCCTAGAGGGCTACCTGGACCTATTGGTCCCAAAGGAGAAGGAGGACAAAAAGGTCTACCTGGTCCTCCTGGTCAAACTGCCCTACCTGGTCCGAAAGGAGAACCTGGTAAGTCTGGCCTCGAAGGGCCTCAAGGTCCTAAAGGAATTCCAGGACTTGCAGGGCCAGGAGGACCAATTGGACCTCCAGGACCCGCTGGGCCAAAAGGAGAAGTTGGTCCACCAGGTCAAGCTGGTCCACCTGGTGAAGGCAACTCTGGTGTCCCTGGTCCTCTTGGTCCTCCAGGTCCACCTGGCCCAAATGGCCCCCCAGGTCAACCAGGAACTCCAGGTCTTCCAGGACCTCCTGGACCCCCAGGTCCACCCCTTTCCCCTGATCTGATGGGTGTTCTTCCTGAGATGGGCCCAGCCCTGGATGGTATGAAAACTGGTGGGTACAAGAAAGGGAAGTATGCAGGTGGAGGTGATATGATGGGTGCCAGTGGTTTGGAGATGCCTGCTTTTACTGCCCAACTGACCACACCATTCCCTCCAGTTGGCACACCAATAGTGTTTGACAAACTGCTGTATAATGGGCGTCAGAATTACAACCCTCAGACAGGTGTGTTCACCTGTGACCTCCCAGGAATCTACTACTTCGCCTATCATGTGCACTGCAAGGGTGCCAATGTCTGGGTGGGGCTCCACAGGAATGGGGAGCCAGTCATGTATACATATGATGAGTACAAGAAGGGAAACCTGGATCAAGCATCCGGGAGTGCTGTAATTCCATTACAACCAGGAGACACAGTTTACTTACAATTACCATCTGACCAGGCAGCTGGATTTTATGCAGGACAGTATGTCCACTCCTCCTTCTCTGGCTTTTTACTATACCCAATGTAA